From bacterium:
GCAGCGAGGCCGGTCGTGATGCGCATCCTCTATCTCTGCGCGGATCCGGGCGTCCCTTACTGGGGGACAAAGGGAGCGTCGATTCATGTCCGGGCATTCGCCCGCGCGCTGGTTGCCGCCGGACAGGAAGTGACCGTGGTGATCGCGCGCGCGGGAAAACCGCACGGGACGCTGCCGGAGGGGGTGCGTGTCGTCGAGATTCCCGCGGAAAGCGAGCAATTCTTCGCGCCGCGACCGGACAGCGCGGCGGACGAGGCGACGCTTCTGTACGAGGCCCGGCAGTTCTCCCAGAATCGTGCGGCGCAGGACGTCATGAACGACCTATTGGCCCACGAGCGGTACGATATCATCTGTGAGCGCTATTCACTGTTCAGTGTCGCCGGACGTGAGAGCGCGCGCTGGCATGACCTACCGTTTGTGCTGGAGGTCAACGCGCCGCTGGCGCGCGAAGCCAAGGAACACCGGCAGTTGATATTGGAGCCGCTGGCGCTTGCGATCGAGCGGTATCTTTACGCGAGCGCCGATCAGGTCGTCACGGTCTCCGCCGCCCTGGCCACACACGTTTCACGCATCGCGCCCGCGGCGTCGGTCTCCGTGATCCCCAACGGAGTCGACGTCGACGCGTTTGAATCGGTCGCCTCCGCCTCCGACTGGCGGGAGTCACGCGGTCTGACAAGGAATGGGGATTTCTGCATCGGCTTCATCGGCAGTCTGAAACCCTGGCACGGACTGGACATCCTGATGGACGCCTTCGCGCAACTCGAACCCAGCCGCAGCCGCTATCGGCTGCTGCTGATCGGCGACGGTCCGCTGCGTCCG
This genomic window contains:
- a CDS encoding glycosyltransferase family 4 protein, with the translated sequence MRILYLCADPGVPYWGTKGASIHVRAFARALVAAGQEVTVVIARAGKPHGTLPEGVRVVEIPAESEQFFAPRPDSAADEATLLYEARQFSQNRAAQDVMNDLLAHERYDIICERYSLFSVAGRESARWHDLPFVLEVNAPLAREAKEHRQLILEPLALAIERYLYASADQVVTVSAALATHVSRIAPAASVSVIPNGVDVDAFESVASASDWRESRGLTRNGDFCIGFIGSLKPWHGLDILMDAFAQLEPSRSRYRLLLIGDGPLRPALEREVQERNLAAQVVMTGAIPHEEIPSATQACDVLVAPYPSMENFYFSPLKVYEYMAAGRPIVASRIGQIASILTHEENALLSEPGKALPLARAIERLRGDSDLAGRLAQRARHDAFTSHSWRRRMVDWIAMFNQLSETRMREESGA